A single Actinomadura algeriensis DNA region contains:
- a CDS encoding HU family DNA-binding protein: MNKRELVDAISDRMGSKKAAAEAVDAILEAIQNAVAKGDKVAITGFGSFEKADRPARTARNPATGKTIEVPATSVPKFKAGADFKNLVAGKK, encoded by the coding sequence ATGAACAAGCGTGAGCTGGTCGACGCCATCTCTGACCGGATGGGAAGCAAGAAGGCCGCAGCCGAGGCCGTCGACGCCATCCTGGAGGCGATCCAGAACGCCGTCGCCAAGGGCGACAAGGTCGCGATCACCGGGTTCGGTTCGTTCGAGAAGGCCGACCGGCCTGCCCGTACGGCCCGCAACCCGGCAACGGGCAAGACCATCGAGGTTCCGGCGACGTCCGTGCCGAAGTTCAAGGCCGGTGCGGACTTCAAGAACCTGGTGGCCGGCAAGAAGTAG
- a CDS encoding thiamine-phosphate kinase, which yields MATIGEMGEFGLIERLTARLPQGPQVRLGPGDDAAVIAAPDGRVVATTDLLVEGRHFRRDWSGPRDIGRKAAAQNLADVAAMGARPTALLVGFAAPPGTDAAWADGLYAGLADECAAAGASVAGGDVVAAPQITLAVTALGDLAGGAPLTRAGARPGDVVAVRGRLGFAAAGLELLTAGRDGPAELIAAHRRPEPPYAAGPQARELGATALLDVSDGLLQDLGHIAAASGVRIDVESAAVPVPAVLGPGGLRHALTGGEDHAFAGTFPASAALPPSWTRIGAVARGTGVRVDGRLPEAAGWDHFRS from the coding sequence ATGGCGACGATCGGGGAGATGGGCGAGTTCGGGCTGATCGAGCGGCTGACGGCACGGCTGCCGCAGGGCCCGCAGGTGCGGCTCGGTCCGGGCGACGACGCGGCGGTGATCGCGGCGCCGGACGGCCGCGTGGTCGCCACCACCGACCTGCTCGTCGAGGGCCGGCACTTCCGCCGCGACTGGTCGGGCCCCCGCGACATCGGCCGCAAGGCCGCCGCGCAGAACCTCGCCGACGTCGCCGCCATGGGCGCCCGGCCCACCGCGCTGCTCGTCGGGTTCGCGGCGCCGCCCGGCACGGACGCGGCGTGGGCGGACGGGCTGTACGCGGGGCTCGCCGACGAGTGCGCGGCCGCGGGGGCGTCCGTCGCCGGGGGAGACGTCGTGGCCGCCCCGCAGATCACGCTGGCGGTCACCGCGCTCGGCGACCTGGCGGGCGGGGCGCCGCTGACCCGCGCCGGGGCGCGTCCCGGGGACGTCGTGGCGGTGCGGGGCAGGCTCGGCTTCGCGGCGGCGGGCCTGGAGCTGCTGACCGCCGGACGGGACGGGCCCGCCGAGCTGATCGCGGCCCATCGGCGTCCCGAACCGCCGTACGCGGCCGGGCCGCAGGCACGGGAGCTGGGCGCGACGGCGCTGCTGGACGTCAGCGACGGGCTGCTGCAGGACCTCGGGCACATCGCCGCGGCGAGCGGGGTGCGGATCGACGTCGAGTCCGCGGCGGTGCCCGTCCCGGCCGTCCTCGGCCCGGGCGGCCTCCGGCACGCGCTCACCGGAGGCGAGGACCACGCCTTCGCCGGAACGTTCCCGGCGTCCGCCGCGCTGCCGCCGTCCTGGACGCGGATCGGCGCCGTCGCGCGCGGAACGGGCGTGCGGGTCGACGGGCGCCTTCCAGAAGCTGCGGGATGGGACCATTTCCGCAGTTGA
- the cofC gene encoding 2-phospho-L-lactate guanylyltransferase: MSTAEARSAPPLQWSLVVPVKVLARAKTRMSAAAGPHRRDLALAVATDTVAAALRCPRVRGVIVVTDDPLPAAELAALGARIVPDEPDAGLNPALEYGAARGREAAPGAGVGALSADLPALRPDELARVLDAAAAAPHAFVPDAAGVGTTLYTARPGVPFAPAFGHGSRAAHRARGARELVLDSIDSVRRDVDTPDDLRAVLALGTGPHTASVAARLPALAADA, from the coding sequence ATGTCTACTGCTGAAGCGCGCAGCGCGCCTCCCCTCCAGTGGTCGCTCGTCGTGCCGGTCAAGGTCCTGGCCAGGGCCAAGACCCGGATGTCCGCGGCGGCGGGCCCGCACCGGCGGGACCTCGCGCTCGCCGTGGCCACCGACACCGTCGCCGCGGCGCTGCGCTGTCCCCGCGTCCGCGGTGTGATTGTCGTCACCGACGATCCCCTTCCGGCCGCCGAACTGGCCGCCCTCGGCGCCCGGATCGTGCCCGACGAACCCGACGCGGGCCTCAACCCGGCCCTGGAGTACGGGGCCGCGCGGGGCCGGGAGGCCGCCCCGGGCGCGGGAGTGGGGGCGCTTTCTGCTGACTTGCCCGCTTTGCGGCCGGACGAACTCGCGCGCGTCCTCGACGCCGCCGCGGCCGCGCCGCACGCGTTCGTCCCGGACGCGGCGGGCGTCGGCACCACCCTGTACACCGCGCGCCCCGGTGTCCCGTTCGCCCCGGCGTTCGGGCACGGCTCACGCGCCGCGCACCGCGCCCGGGGCGCCCGGGAACTGGTCCTGGACTCCATCGACAGCGTACGCCGGGATGTGGACACCCCGGACGATCTTCGAGCGGTCCTCGCGCTCGGCACGGGCCCGCACACCGCGTCCGTCGCGGCCCGGCTGCCCGCCCTCGCCGCCGACGCGTGA
- a CDS encoding TetR/AcrR family transcriptional regulator: MSGEQLTTEPTRRRLTERQAGTVRRLTDAAVDELRETGYEGLTVRNVARRAGVAPATAYTYFASKNHLITEVFWRRLGALPPVVADGPLQERVVEVLREIALLVSDEPELAAACTTAMLGTDPDVRELRIRIGVAIRERLTAALREHADETTLGALELAYSGALLHAGMGYTSYARMADRLAEMAELILPAPE; encoded by the coding sequence GTGTCCGGGGAACAGTTGACGACCGAGCCCACCCGCCGCCGCCTCACCGAGCGGCAGGCGGGTACGGTGCGGCGGCTGACCGACGCCGCCGTGGACGAACTGCGCGAGACCGGCTACGAGGGGCTGACCGTCCGCAACGTGGCCCGCCGCGCCGGCGTCGCGCCCGCCACCGCCTACACGTACTTCGCCTCCAAGAACCACCTCATCACCGAGGTGTTCTGGCGGCGGCTCGGCGCGCTGCCGCCCGTCGTCGCGGACGGTCCGCTGCAGGAACGGGTCGTCGAGGTGCTGCGGGAGATCGCGCTGCTGGTGTCGGACGAGCCCGAGCTGGCGGCGGCGTGCACCACGGCGATGCTCGGCACCGACCCGGACGTCCGCGAGCTGCGGATCCGCATCGGCGTCGCGATCCGCGAGCGGCTCACCGCCGCGCTGCGCGAGCACGCCGACGAGACGACCCTCGGCGCGCTGGAGCTGGCCTACTCCGGCGCGCTCCTGCACGCGGGCATGGGGTACACGTCCTACGCCCGCATGGCCGACCGGCTCGCCGAGATGGCCGAGCTGATCCTGCCCGCCCCCGAGTGA
- a CDS encoding DUF3515 domain-containing protein translates to MVKRRGASAMVLAAVAAVTAACGEGAVQVRPPAPDAATQRLCEGLRLPEKVHGQDRRDTSPESALTAAWGSPAIGLRCGVPRPAALQPASQLVTINGVDWFPTPGDPSVTFTAVARQAYVEVTVPPEYHPAGDVLIELAPAIQATIPQKPEGQI, encoded by the coding sequence ATGGTGAAACGTCGGGGGGCGTCGGCGATGGTGCTCGCCGCGGTGGCCGCGGTGACGGCGGCGTGCGGCGAGGGCGCGGTGCAGGTCCGGCCACCGGCGCCGGACGCGGCGACGCAGCGGCTCTGCGAGGGCCTGCGGCTGCCGGAGAAGGTGCACGGGCAGGACCGGCGGGATACCTCGCCCGAGTCGGCGCTGACGGCCGCGTGGGGCTCCCCCGCGATCGGGCTGCGCTGCGGCGTGCCGCGCCCGGCGGCGCTGCAGCCCGCGTCACAGCTCGTCACGATCAACGGGGTCGACTGGTTCCCCACCCCGGGCGACCCGTCGGTCACGTTCACCGCGGTGGCGCGGCAGGCGTACGTGGAGGTGACGGTCCCGCCGGAGTACCACCCGGCGGGCGACGTCCTCATCGAGCTGGCACCGGCGATCCAGGCGACGATCCCGCAGAAGCCCGAAGGCCAGATCTGA
- a CDS encoding D-alanine--D-alanine ligase family protein, with amino-acid sequence MSHSKIRVAVVFGGRSSEHAISCVTAGAVMAAIDRDRYEVVPIGIARDGRWVLASAGQRLAIEDGRLPEVDGTGTALALPFDPAGRGLIAVAPGEVPAELGEVDVVLPLLHGPFGEDGTIQGMLDLAGIRYVGAGVLASAVGMDKGFMKLVWQAQGLPVGPYVLVGDREWRRERKRKIDEIKELGLDAGQAVFVKPARAGSSMGISRVTSEDAIEAAVEAAREHDPKVIVEAAIEGREIECGVLQGEGDGPAEASLPAEVLTSGDSDFYDFETKYLDGGTTMSIPPDLPEAAVEEVRRIAVQAFEALDCEGLARVDFFCTPDGRWVLNEINTMPGFTPASAFPQMWAATGLDYPSLVDRLIQTAAARTTGLR; translated from the coding sequence ATGTCCCACTCCAAGATCCGCGTGGCCGTCGTGTTCGGAGGGCGCAGCAGCGAGCACGCGATCTCCTGCGTCACCGCCGGAGCCGTGATGGCCGCGATCGACCGGGACCGCTACGAGGTGGTGCCGATCGGCATCGCCCGCGACGGCCGCTGGGTCCTGGCGTCCGCCGGCCAGCGGCTCGCGATCGAGGACGGCCGGCTGCCCGAGGTGGACGGCACCGGCACCGCCCTCGCGCTCCCGTTCGACCCCGCCGGCCGCGGCCTGATCGCCGTCGCCCCGGGGGAGGTCCCCGCCGAACTCGGCGAGGTCGACGTCGTCCTGCCGCTGCTGCACGGCCCGTTCGGCGAGGACGGCACCATCCAGGGCATGCTCGACCTGGCGGGCATCCGCTACGTCGGCGCCGGGGTGCTGGCCAGCGCGGTCGGCATGGACAAGGGCTTCATGAAGCTCGTCTGGCAGGCGCAGGGCCTGCCCGTCGGCCCGTACGTGCTGGTCGGCGACCGCGAGTGGCGCCGCGAGCGCAAGCGCAAGATCGACGAGATCAAGGAGCTCGGTCTCGACGCGGGCCAGGCCGTGTTCGTCAAGCCCGCGCGGGCCGGGTCGAGCATGGGCATCAGCCGCGTCACGTCCGAGGACGCGATCGAGGCGGCCGTCGAGGCGGCCCGCGAGCACGACCCGAAGGTCATCGTGGAGGCGGCGATCGAGGGCCGCGAGATCGAGTGCGGCGTCCTGCAGGGCGAGGGCGACGGCCCCGCCGAGGCGAGCCTGCCCGCCGAGGTGCTGACGTCCGGCGACAGCGACTTCTACGACTTCGAGACGAAGTACCTCGACGGCGGCACGACCATGTCGATCCCGCCCGACCTGCCCGAGGCGGCCGTCGAGGAGGTCCGGCGCATCGCCGTCCAGGCGTTCGAGGCGCTCGACTGCGAGGGACTCGCCCGCGTCGACTTCTTCTGCACCCCGGACGGCCGCTGGGTCCTCAACGAGATCAACACCATGCCCGGCTTCACGCCCGCGTCGGCGTTCCCGCAGATGTGGGCCGCGACCGGCCTGGACTACCCGTCCCTCGTCGACCGCCTCATCCAGACCGCCGCCGCCCGCACCACCGGCCTCCGCTGA
- a CDS encoding cold-shock protein — protein sequence MQGTVRTFDDETRSGSVLLDDGTELPFDAAAFDAGGLRLLRFGQRVNLALRDGRVTVVTLSTFPLPPSP from the coding sequence ATGCAGGGGACGGTGCGGACGTTCGACGACGAGACGCGCTCGGGGAGCGTGCTGCTGGACGACGGGACGGAGCTGCCGTTCGACGCCGCGGCGTTCGACGCGGGCGGGCTGCGGCTGCTGCGGTTCGGCCAGCGGGTGAACCTCGCGCTGCGGGACGGCCGGGTCACGGTGGTGACGCTGTCGACGTTCCCGCTCCCGCCGTCCCCCTAG
- a CDS encoding NAD(P)H-dependent glycerol-3-phosphate dehydrogenase, with amino-acid sequence MGAGSWGTTFGKLLHDAGGEVVLWGRRPGVVEAINERHENTDYLPGIVLPEGMLATLDPAEALHGADFVALAVPAQTLRANLAAWVPHLPSGAVMVSLMKGVEDGTTLRMSEVVREVADVPQERVAVFCGPNLAREIASGEPGAAVAACADEDAARRLQAATMTPYFRSYTSTDVIGCELGGAVKNIVALCVGMSVGLGFGASTQAVLMTRGLAEITRLGVAMGADEHTFAGLAGMGDLVGTCMSPLSRNRTFGENLGRGMTLEQVISVTKQTAEGVKSAEAVMELARKHNVEMPITEAVTEVLHHGTPIKEAAVSLISRAPKAERYGV; translated from the coding sequence ATGGGCGCGGGCTCCTGGGGCACGACGTTCGGCAAGCTGCTGCACGACGCGGGCGGCGAGGTGGTCCTGTGGGGCCGCCGGCCCGGCGTCGTCGAGGCGATCAACGAACGGCACGAGAACACCGACTACCTGCCGGGCATCGTCCTGCCCGAGGGGATGCTCGCCACGCTCGACCCCGCCGAGGCCCTGCACGGCGCCGACTTCGTCGCGCTGGCCGTCCCGGCGCAGACCCTGCGGGCGAACCTCGCCGCGTGGGTGCCGCACCTGCCGTCCGGCGCCGTCATGGTGAGCCTGATGAAGGGCGTGGAGGACGGCACGACGCTGCGGATGTCGGAGGTCGTGCGGGAGGTCGCCGACGTCCCGCAGGAGCGGGTCGCGGTGTTCTGCGGGCCGAACCTGGCGCGCGAGATCGCGAGCGGCGAGCCCGGCGCGGCCGTCGCCGCCTGCGCCGACGAGGACGCCGCGCGCCGCCTGCAGGCGGCGACGATGACCCCGTACTTCCGCAGCTACACGTCCACGGACGTCATCGGCTGCGAGCTGGGCGGCGCGGTGAAGAACATCGTGGCGCTGTGCGTCGGCATGTCGGTCGGGCTCGGCTTCGGCGCCAGCACCCAGGCGGTGCTGATGACCCGCGGCCTCGCCGAGATCACCCGGCTCGGGGTGGCGATGGGCGCGGACGAGCACACCTTCGCCGGGCTCGCCGGGATGGGCGACCTCGTCGGGACCTGCATGTCGCCGCTGTCGCGCAACCGCACGTTCGGCGAGAACCTCGGCCGGGGCATGACCCTCGAACAGGTCATCTCGGTGACGAAGCAGACCGCCGAAGGCGTGAAGTCGGCGGAGGCGGTGATGGAACTCGCCCGCAAGCACAACGTGGAGATGCCGATCACCGAGGCGGTCACGGAGGTGCTGCACCACGGCACGCCGATCAAGGAGGCCGCCGTGTCCCTCATTTCGCGGGCCCCGAAGGCGGAGCGTTATGGCGTGTGA
- a CDS encoding lysophospholipid acyltransferase family protein → MSHGYSPAWRKLTIVILRPLLFGLLKRDWRGRGNVPGEGGVIIAANHISESDPLALAHFVYESGRYPVYLAKSTLFDVKVVRAVLRGTGQIPVYRDREDAAAVLQDAERALLDGECLMFYPEGSCTRDPELWPMSGQTGVARMALKTGAKVVPVANWGAHELLPYRKGERTGLAGGLKKGFHPFPRKTMRVMAGPPVDLSRYEGEPLTRETLRAATDDIMTAIAGLLGELRGAEPPVERYDHHRVLEERRGAVPGARPAGDAAADAAGTRSTGSKAAGS, encoded by the coding sequence ATGAGCCACGGGTATTCGCCGGCCTGGCGCAAGCTCACGATCGTCATCCTGCGCCCGCTGCTGTTCGGGCTGCTGAAACGGGACTGGCGGGGCCGCGGCAACGTGCCCGGGGAGGGCGGTGTGATCATCGCCGCGAACCACATCTCCGAGTCCGATCCGCTGGCGCTCGCCCACTTCGTCTACGAATCGGGCCGCTATCCCGTCTACCTGGCCAAGTCCACGCTGTTCGACGTGAAGGTCGTCCGCGCCGTGCTGCGCGGAACCGGGCAGATCCCCGTCTACCGGGACCGGGAGGACGCGGCGGCGGTGCTGCAGGACGCGGAACGCGCGCTGCTCGACGGAGAGTGCCTGATGTTCTACCCCGAGGGCAGCTGCACCCGCGACCCCGAGCTGTGGCCGATGAGCGGCCAGACCGGCGTGGCGCGGATGGCGCTGAAGACGGGCGCGAAGGTCGTCCCGGTGGCGAACTGGGGCGCGCACGAGCTGCTGCCCTACCGCAAGGGCGAGCGGACCGGCCTGGCGGGCGGCCTGAAGAAGGGCTTCCACCCGTTCCCCCGCAAGACGATGCGGGTGATGGCGGGACCGCCGGTCGACCTGTCGCGGTACGAGGGCGAGCCGCTCACCAGGGAGACGCTGCGCGCCGCGACCGACGACATCATGACGGCGATCGCCGGGCTGCTCGGCGAACTGCGCGGCGCGGAACCGCCCGTGGAACGCTACGACCACCACCGGGTGCTGGAGGAGCGGCGCGGGGCGGTCCCCGGCGCCCGTCCGGCCGGGGACGCCGCCGCGGACGCCGCCGGCACGCGTTCCACCGGGAGCAAGGCGGCGGGCTCGTGA
- a CDS encoding protein kinase domain-containing protein: protein MRHAETPDRIGPYRVMDRLGEGGMGTVYAGTDESGRKVAIKVIRREYAADPQYRARFEAEVRAAQRVRPFCTAPVLDADPRADPPYLVTEFVNGQSLDAAVAEGGPLRGADLEAVAVGIATALTAVHDAGVVHRDLKPANVLLSTFGPRVIDFGIARSPDGTRLTATGGIVGTPAFMAPEQLDGRGASPASDVWAWGATVAFAARADTCFGGKSLPAVIHQIMSAEPDLSGLDGSLLRAVRRALAKDPAHRPSAQELLDGLISSGVREHPGGPRDRTPAPPRPDTNPPFQASTNPSAAWPEPHAPSRPERYAPPPPSTRPSAPAAGPALADGEAAALVERQYRQAAQAGDPAAMRNLATLLRGQGRTAEADSWTRYADAVSSRPAPPYGPPAPHAPPGHPHAKPPLNSYAIYALTFGLVGLVTCGLPSIPAIVAGHLAWGRVRRSGERGLGLALTGIALGWIMVAFWLLLVIGMLAPPAEGE from the coding sequence GTGCGGCACGCCGAGACACCGGATCGCATCGGCCCCTACCGGGTGATGGACCGGCTCGGCGAGGGCGGCATGGGCACCGTCTACGCCGGGACGGACGAGTCCGGCCGCAAGGTCGCGATCAAGGTGATCCGGCGCGAGTACGCCGCCGACCCGCAGTACCGCGCCAGGTTCGAGGCGGAGGTGCGGGCCGCGCAGCGCGTCCGCCCGTTCTGCACGGCGCCCGTCCTGGACGCCGACCCGCGCGCCGACCCCCCGTACCTGGTGACCGAGTTCGTCAACGGGCAGAGCCTCGACGCCGCCGTCGCCGAGGGCGGCCCGCTGCGCGGCGCCGACCTGGAGGCCGTCGCGGTCGGCATCGCCACCGCGCTCACCGCCGTCCACGACGCCGGCGTCGTGCACCGCGACCTCAAACCGGCGAACGTGCTGCTGTCCACCTTCGGTCCCCGCGTCATCGACTTCGGCATCGCCCGCTCGCCGGACGGGACGCGGCTGACCGCGACCGGCGGCATCGTCGGCACCCCCGCCTTCATGGCCCCCGAGCAGCTGGACGGGCGCGGCGCGTCCCCCGCGTCGGACGTGTGGGCGTGGGGCGCCACCGTCGCGTTCGCCGCCCGGGCCGACACCTGCTTCGGCGGGAAGTCCCTCCCCGCGGTCATCCACCAGATCATGAGCGCCGAACCGGATTTGAGCGGCCTGGACGGCTCGCTCCTGCGGGCCGTGCGCCGCGCCCTCGCGAAGGACCCGGCGCACCGGCCGTCCGCCCAGGAACTCCTCGACGGCCTCATCTCCAGCGGCGTCCGCGAGCACCCCGGCGGACCTCGCGACCGCACGCCCGCGCCGCCGCGCCCGGACACGAACCCGCCGTTCCAGGCGAGCACGAACCCGTCGGCGGCGTGGCCCGAACCGCACGCGCCGTCCCGGCCGGAGCGGTACGCGCCGCCCCCGCCGAGCACCCGCCCGTCCGCCCCGGCGGCGGGCCCCGCGCTCGCCGACGGGGAGGCCGCGGCCCTCGTCGAGCGGCAGTACCGGCAGGCGGCCCAGGCCGGCGACCCGGCGGCGATGCGCAACCTCGCGACGCTGCTGCGCGGCCAGGGCCGTACCGCCGAGGCCGACTCGTGGACCCGCTACGCCGACGCCGTCTCGTCCCGTCCGGCGCCGCCCTACGGCCCACCGGCACCCCACGCGCCGCCGGGGCACCCGCACGCCAAGCCGCCGCTCAACAGCTACGCGATCTACGCGCTGACGTTCGGGCTGGTCGGGCTCGTGACCTGCGGGCTCCCGTCCATCCCGGCGATCGTCGCCGGGCACCTGGCCTGGGGACGCGTGCGCCGTTCGGGCGAACGCGGCCTCGGCCTGGCACTGACCGGGATCGCCCTCGGCTGGATCATGGTCGCGTTCTGGCTGCTCCTCGTCATCGGCATGCTCGCGCCCCCGGCGGAAGGCGAGTGA
- a CDS encoding SCO5555 family protein, which translates to MHVTAAPWDGPAWDDPELTRLARRLRDAHRAVAPLPPQVRQRLIRHLLAITDLAKRDAALAARRLEAFLADFQEAPDVR; encoded by the coding sequence ATGCACGTGACCGCGGCGCCGTGGGACGGACCGGCGTGGGACGACCCGGAGCTGACCCGGCTCGCGCGGCGGCTCCGCGACGCCCATCGCGCCGTCGCGCCGCTCCCGCCGCAGGTCCGGCAGCGGCTCATCCGGCACCTCCTGGCGATCACCGATCTGGCCAAACGGGACGCCGCGCTGGCCGCGCGCAGGCTGGAGGCGTTCCTCGCCGATTTCCAAGAGGCCCCCGACGTCCGTTAG
- the leuC gene encoding 3-isopropylmalate dehydratase large subunit → MGRTLAEKVYDAHVVRRAEGEPDLLYIDLHLVHEVTSPQAFDGLRMNGRQVRRPDLTIATEDHNVPTTDLLKPIADPVSRTQVETLRKNCSDFGVRLHPMGDEGQGIVHVIGPQLGLTQPGMTVVCGDSHTSTHGAFGALAFGIGTSEVEHVLATQTLPQVKPKTMAVTVEGELPAGVTAKDLILAIIARIGTGGGQGHIIEYRGEAVRGLSMEGRMTVCNMSIEAGARAGMIAPDETTFAYIKGRPHAPTGADWDAAVEYWTSLRTDDDAVFDKEIVIDAAALTPFVTWGTNPGQGLPLGDSVPDPASFGDPVERQAAERALEYMGLTAGTPLRDVAVDTVFVGSCTNGRIEDLRAVADVLKDRRVADGVRMLVVPGSMKVKKQAEDEGLDTVISASGAEWREAGCSMCLAMNPDKLTPGERSASTSNRNFEGRQGPGGRTHLVSPAVAAATAVTGRLAAPADL, encoded by the coding sequence ATGGGCCGGACACTGGCCGAGAAGGTGTACGACGCACACGTCGTACGGCGGGCCGAAGGCGAGCCCGACCTCCTCTACATCGACCTGCACCTGGTGCACGAGGTCACCAGCCCGCAGGCGTTCGACGGGTTGCGGATGAACGGCCGCCAGGTCCGCCGTCCCGACCTGACGATCGCCACCGAGGACCACAACGTCCCGACGACCGACCTGCTCAAGCCGATCGCCGACCCGGTGTCGCGCACCCAGGTCGAGACGCTGCGCAAGAACTGCTCCGACTTCGGCGTCCGGCTGCACCCGATGGGCGACGAGGGGCAGGGCATCGTCCACGTCATCGGCCCGCAGCTCGGGCTGACCCAGCCCGGCATGACCGTCGTGTGCGGCGACTCGCACACCTCCACGCACGGCGCGTTCGGCGCGCTCGCGTTCGGCATCGGCACCAGCGAGGTCGAGCACGTCCTCGCCACCCAGACGCTGCCGCAGGTCAAGCCGAAGACGATGGCCGTCACCGTCGAGGGCGAACTGCCCGCCGGCGTCACCGCCAAGGACCTCATCCTGGCGATCATCGCCCGGATCGGCACCGGCGGCGGCCAGGGCCACATCATCGAGTACCGCGGCGAGGCCGTCCGCGGGCTGTCGATGGAAGGCCGCATGACGGTCTGCAACATGTCGATCGAGGCCGGCGCCCGCGCCGGCATGATCGCCCCGGACGAGACCACGTTCGCGTACATCAAGGGCCGCCCGCACGCGCCGACCGGCGCCGACTGGGACGCGGCCGTCGAGTACTGGACGTCCCTGCGCACCGACGACGACGCGGTCTTCGACAAGGAGATCGTCATCGACGCCGCCGCGCTGACCCCGTTCGTCACCTGGGGCACCAACCCCGGCCAGGGCCTCCCGCTCGGCGACTCCGTGCCCGACCCGGCGTCCTTCGGCGACCCCGTCGAGCGGCAGGCCGCCGAGCGCGCCCTCGAGTACATGGGCCTCACCGCCGGGACGCCGCTGCGCGACGTCGCCGTCGACACCGTGTTCGTCGGCTCCTGCACCAACGGACGCATCGAGGACCTGCGGGCCGTCGCCGACGTCCTCAAGGACCGCCGGGTCGCCGACGGCGTCCGCATGCTGGTCGTCCCCGGCTCGATGAAGGTGAAGAAGCAGGCCGAGGACGAGGGGCTCGACACGGTCATCTCCGCCTCGGGCGCCGAGTGGCGGGAGGCCGGCTGCTCGATGTGCCTCGCGATGAACCCCGACAAGCTCACCCCGGGCGAGCGCAGCGCCTCGACGTCCAACCGCAACTTCGAGGGACGGCAGGGACCCGGCGGCCGCACCCACCTGGTGTCGCCCGCCGTCGCCGCCGCCACGGCCGTCACGGGCCGTCTCGCCGCCCCCGCCGACCTGTAA
- the leuD gene encoding 3-isopropylmalate dehydratase small subunit translates to MEAFTTYTGRAVPLRRSNVDTDQIIPAVWLKQVSRTGFDRGLFSAWREDPGFVLNQPQYADAGILVAGPDFGTGSSREHAVWALQQYGFRVVIAPRFGDIFRNNSTKMGLLPVILTGEQVETLQTLVEKDPTLEITVDLEKREVRYGAETATFEIDDYTRWRLMEGLDDIGLTLRHADAIADFESTRQPYKPVTL, encoded by the coding sequence ATGGAAGCGTTCACGACCTACACCGGGCGCGCGGTCCCGCTGCGCCGCAGCAACGTCGACACCGACCAGATCATCCCCGCCGTGTGGCTCAAGCAGGTGAGCCGCACCGGCTTCGACAGGGGCCTGTTCTCCGCCTGGCGCGAGGACCCCGGGTTCGTCCTCAACCAGCCGCAGTACGCGGACGCCGGGATCCTGGTCGCCGGCCCCGACTTCGGCACCGGCTCGTCCCGCGAGCACGCCGTCTGGGCCCTGCAGCAGTACGGCTTCCGCGTCGTCATCGCCCCGCGCTTCGGCGACATCTTCCGCAACAACTCCACGAAGATGGGCCTGCTGCCCGTCATCCTCACCGGCGAGCAGGTCGAGACCCTGCAGACCCTCGTCGAGAAGGACCCGACGCTGGAGATCACCGTCGACCTGGAGAAGCGCGAGGTCCGCTACGGCGCCGAGACCGCGACCTTCGAGATCGACGACTACACCCGCTGGCGGCTGATGGAGGGCCTCGACGACATCGGCCTCACCCTCCGCCACGCCGACGCCATCGCCGACTTCGAGTCCACCCGCCAGCCCTACAAGCCCGTCACGTTGTAA
- a CDS encoding Lrp/AsnC ligand binding domain-containing protein translates to MVQAYILIQTEVGKAAEVAGHISGMTGVTRAEDVTGPYDVIVRAEANNVDELGKLVVAQIQTVEGITRTLTCPIVHI, encoded by the coding sequence ATGGTGCAGGCCTACATCCTCATCCAGACCGAAGTCGGCAAGGCCGCCGAAGTGGCGGGGCACATTTCCGGCATGACGGGCGTCACTCGCGCGGAGGACGTCACCGGCCCCTACGACGTGATCGTCCGGGCCGAGGCGAACAACGTGGACGAGCTGGGCAAGCTCGTCGTCGCGCAGATCCAGACCGTCGAGGGCATCACCCGCACGCTGACGTGCCCGATCGTGCACATCTGA